In one Leptogranulimonas caecicola genomic region, the following are encoded:
- a CDS encoding HD family phosphohydrolase — MAKLESGLTYEQAHDLLCQYNKDPFHVQHGETVGGLMGYFAAEYDPENVDFWTQVGLLHDLDWEMFDPDLHTIETARLLKEAGASEELAHSIQTHQSDLNPDLPQPESKMEKMLYASDELSGLITACVAMRPSKSVMDFNVKSLKKKFKTKSFAAGCNRDDIRRGAEINELELDELFAMVIEGMKAIAPDRDTFGSEEA; from the coding sequence ATGGCGAAACTCGAAAGCGGGCTTACCTACGAGCAGGCCCATGACCTTTTGTGCCAGTACAACAAGGATCCCTTCCATGTGCAACACGGCGAGACCGTAGGAGGTCTCATGGGTTACTTTGCGGCCGAGTACGATCCCGAGAACGTGGACTTTTGGACTCAGGTGGGGCTGCTTCACGACCTTGATTGGGAGATGTTCGACCCCGATCTTCACACCATCGAGACGGCGCGCCTGCTCAAAGAGGCCGGGGCCTCTGAGGAGCTGGCCCATTCCATCCAAACCCATCAGTCGGATCTCAATCCTGACCTGCCTCAGCCGGAGTCCAAGATGGAAAAGATGCTCTATGCCTCAGACGAGCTTTCGGGCCTTATTACCGCTTGTGTGGCTATGCGCCCCTCCAAGAGCGTCATGGACTTCAATGTGAAGTCGCTCAAGAAGAAGTTCAAGACCAAGAGCTTTGCAGCCGGCTGCAACCGCGACGATATCCGCCGCGGCGCAGAAATCAATGAACTTGAGCTGGATGAGCTGTTCGCCATGGTGATTGAGGGTATGAAAGCCATAGCGCCTGATCGCGACACTTTTGGGAGCGAAGAGGCCTAA
- a CDS encoding electron transfer flavoprotein subunit beta/FixA family protein, with translation MSFDKQTTWEGAPFSVAVLMKAVPASTEVAMDPVTHTIVRDGGAAVLNPYDTAALELALKLKAQLEGEGVPVAISVLSMGIPATADLLRDAVARGATRALLLSDRAFAGSDTLATSYALELGLRELGDQDLVLCGKMAVDGDTAQIGSEVAAGRGWPCVTGALSVEMAPSSQMTRATLAEAGLVVSQVFDGEKKRVGVPLPCVVTVDKDAATLRMPSVTGVLEAQKIQVEVRGAAQLGADLAQCGLEGSPTQVVRCCVPEASGACQFLAGSPAQIAEQLGAIVDQSEGA, from the coding sequence GTGAGCTTTGACAAGCAGACGACCTGGGAAGGCGCGCCCTTCTCGGTAGCCGTATTGATGAAGGCGGTCCCGGCCTCCACCGAGGTGGCCATGGATCCCGTGACCCACACCATCGTGCGCGACGGGGGAGCCGCGGTGCTCAACCCCTACGACACCGCCGCCCTTGAGCTGGCCTTAAAGCTCAAAGCTCAGCTTGAGGGGGAGGGGGTGCCGGTGGCGATCTCGGTGCTTTCCATGGGAATCCCGGCTACGGCCGATCTGCTGCGCGACGCCGTTGCTCGCGGCGCCACTCGGGCCCTGCTGCTTTCCGACCGCGCCTTTGCCGGCAGCGACACCCTGGCTACCAGCTATGCGCTGGAGCTGGGCCTTCGCGAGCTGGGCGATCAAGACTTGGTGCTCTGCGGCAAGATGGCGGTGGATGGCGACACAGCCCAGATCGGCTCCGAGGTGGCGGCAGGCCGCGGCTGGCCCTGCGTAACCGGTGCCCTCTCGGTAGAGATGGCACCTTCTTCGCAGATGACCCGCGCCACGCTTGCAGAGGCAGGCCTGGTGGTAAGCCAGGTTTTCGATGGCGAGAAAAAGCGCGTAGGAGTGCCGCTTCCCTGCGTGGTGACCGTGGACAAAGACGCGGCCACCCTGCGCATGCCCTCAGTCACAGGGGTGCTCGAAGCCCAAAAGATCCAGGTAGAGGTGCGTGGCGCCGCCCAATTGGGCGCCGATCTTGCCCAATGCGGCCTCGAGGGCTCGCCCACGCAGGTTGTGCGCTGCTGCGTGCCGGAGGCCAGCGGGGCCTGCCAGTTCCTCGCCGGCAGCCCGGCCCAGATCGCCGAGCAGCTCGGCGCCATCGTCGACCAGTCAGAGGGGGCCTAG
- a CDS encoding energy-coupling factor transporter transmembrane component T family protein → MITSSYGTYLLGNGPLHRLDARAKLCWLLAVTVAVFCAASAWVPALLLLLSLVAAKREGVPLRSLAGALGPALVILLLAFLSNALVVDGGGDIALWGPWGISWAGFGRGLHAVARILCLVAWSLTLACATSSQSLVDGFVAMARPLKHVGVSAAQAGMMLSLVLRFLPLCGTQIHKLRDAQRARGLDLDGGSVVTRLKSWVSVLIPVTVSLFARAQRTAQSMTGRCWGYKEPQVAPKPLGASGWGAIAGSAALVVLSIWLP, encoded by the coding sequence ATGATTACCAGCAGCTATGGTACCTACCTTCTTGGAAACGGGCCTCTTCATCGGTTGGACGCCAGGGCAAAGCTTTGCTGGCTGCTCGCAGTGACCGTCGCGGTGTTTTGCGCCGCCTCTGCTTGGGTGCCTGCTCTCTTGCTGCTGTTGTCGCTTGTGGCTGCCAAGCGCGAAGGGGTGCCGTTAAGGTCGCTGGCGGGAGCCTTGGGGCCTGCGCTGGTCATTTTGCTGCTGGCATTTCTGTCGAACGCCCTGGTGGTCGATGGTGGCGGTGACATCGCTCTTTGGGGCCCATGGGGCATCTCCTGGGCAGGCTTTGGCCGCGGCCTTCATGCCGTAGCGCGCATACTGTGCCTGGTGGCTTGGTCGCTCACCTTGGCCTGCGCCACAAGCTCCCAGTCTCTGGTCGACGGGTTCGTAGCTATGGCGAGGCCCCTCAAGCATGTGGGCGTCTCTGCTGCCCAAGCGGGCATGATGCTCTCGCTGGTCCTGCGCTTCTTGCCCCTTTGTGGCACGCAGATCCATAAGCTGCGCGATGCCCAGCGAGCCCGTGGCCTCGACCTTGATGGGGGATCGGTGGTCACCCGCCTCAAGAGCTGGGTGTCAGTGCTTATACCGGTAACTGTGTCGCTCTTTGCACGGGCGCAGCGCACCGCACAATCCATGACAGGCCGCTGCTGGGGCTATAAGGAGCCACAGGTAGCCCCTAAACCATTGGGAGCCTCCGGGTGGGGAGCGATCGCAGGTTCTGCGGCATTGGTGGTCCTCTCAATCTGGCTCCCTTGA
- a CDS encoding glycosyltransferase family 2 protein produces the protein MVPKQPRVSVIMPVYNIESYVTRAVESIQNQTLSDWELFCIDDGSTDRSGEILDRLASRDWRIEVIHTENRGAPAARNLALDRARGRYVHFIDGDDWVEPTMLADEVALAEEHGLELVIAGFTIETYYGDAGEHLVEEKSVDDVVFSSQKAFRAAAYRLFDQNLLYVPWNKLFLRSRIEELHLRFRPTFWDDFPFVLDYIRDVERVGVTSRCYYHFSRSRAESETARWRPNMYEKREEEHSWMLDLYNHWDLAADPASVEMVQRRYIERLIGCIENVCNPACDLTPEERRAQVSAMIMSPRAQLAVELARPRSTMMQLMLIPIRRKDVSMAIAEGNFISMVKRSNGRIFALLKARR, from the coding sequence ATGGTGCCAAAGCAGCCCCGCGTGTCGGTGATCATGCCGGTGTACAACATAGAGTCCTATGTCACCCGTGCCGTGGAGTCTATCCAAAACCAGACCTTGTCTGATTGGGAGCTGTTCTGCATCGATGACGGCTCTACAGATCGCTCTGGCGAGATCCTCGATCGCCTGGCATCTCGCGACTGGCGCATCGAGGTCATCCATACTGAGAACCGCGGCGCTCCCGCTGCCCGCAATCTGGCCTTGGATCGCGCCCGCGGTCGCTATGTGCACTTTATCGATGGCGATGACTGGGTCGAGCCCACCATGCTTGCCGACGAGGTGGCCCTGGCAGAGGAGCATGGTCTGGAGCTGGTGATCGCCGGCTTCACCATCGAGACCTACTATGGCGATGCCGGCGAGCATCTGGTAGAGGAGAAGTCGGTGGACGACGTGGTCTTCTCCAGCCAAAAGGCGTTTAGAGCTGCAGCCTATCGCCTGTTCGACCAGAACCTGCTCTATGTGCCTTGGAACAAGCTCTTCCTGCGCAGCCGCATCGAGGAGCTTCACTTGCGCTTTCGCCCCACCTTTTGGGATGACTTCCCCTTTGTGCTGGACTACATCCGGGACGTGGAGCGCGTAGGGGTCACCAGCCGCTGCTATTACCACTTCTCTCGTAGCCGGGCAGAATCTGAGACCGCCCGCTGGCGCCCCAATATGTATGAGAAGCGAGAAGAAGAGCACAGCTGGATGTTGGATCTCTATAACCATTGGGATTTGGCTGCAGACCCTGCCAGCGTCGAGATGGTGCAGCGTCGCTATATCGAGCGCCTCATAGGCTGCATCGAGAATGTGTGCAATCCCGCCTGCGACCTCACCCCTGAGGAGCGCCGCGCTCAGGTGAGCGCCATGATCATGTCGCCTCGCGCTCAGCTGGCTGTGGAGCTCGCCCGTCCGCGTTCAACCATGATGCAGCTCATGCTCATCCCCATTCGCCGCAAAGACGTCTCCATGGCCATTGCAGAGGGCAACTTCATCTCTATGGTCAAGCGCTCCAACGGGCGCATCTTCGCCCTTCTCAAAGCTCGCAGATAG
- a CDS encoding FKBP-type peptidyl-prolyl cis-trans isomerase, producing the protein MSNEGKKVKVHYRGTLDDGTQFDSSYDRDEPIEFVAGSGMMIKGFDDAVIDMEPGDKKTIHLEPAEAYGDVRPELIIDFPIDQVPNVDQLSEGTKIFLQGPAGQPIPATVTKITDEAVTVDANHDLAGKPLNFDLELVEVED; encoded by the coding sequence ATGTCTAATGAAGGCAAAAAGGTAAAAGTACATTATCGCGGCACCCTAGATGACGGTACGCAGTTTGATAGTTCCTACGATCGCGACGAGCCCATAGAGTTTGTGGCTGGCTCGGGCATGATGATCAAAGGGTTCGACGACGCGGTGATCGATATGGAGCCCGGCGACAAGAAGACCATCCACCTGGAGCCCGCTGAGGCCTACGGCGACGTGCGCCCTGAGCTCATCATCGATTTCCCCATCGATCAAGTGCCCAACGTGGATCAGCTCTCTGAGGGCACCAAGATCTTCTTGCAAGGCCCTGCCGGGCAGCCCATCCCCGCTACGGTCACCAAGATCACAGACGAGGCCGTAACCGTGGACGCCAACCATGACCTGGCAGGCAAGCCATTGAACTTCGACCTTGAGCTGGTGGAGGTTGAGGACTAG
- a CDS encoding FAD-binding oxidoreductase yields MAALKPMDETLVGYLADESRTHGTAQAIAFPVSEAEVVEVVCQVRREASGPITVQGARTGLAAGAVPYSGTVLNTSRMNRVTGLMSHGDGSFSVQVQPGVVLQDLRRDLERKSFDTTGWSQDSLDALEAFKAAPAQFFPTDPTETSACLGGMAACNASGARSFRYGPVRPHISGLRLVTATGDVIDLVRGQVQAQDGILALPTQSGATLEIPVPTYEMPQAKCASGYFASPAMDAVDLIIGSDGTLGVITQLTCDLLPVPALIWGVNCFFSAEDAALSFVELLQEAAAAPAYVPAAEKPVALEAGPSVLKDAIVALEYFDGDALDILRAQRAQDPAFSSLPELLCQERVCVYCELAASDHDQMVEAVAKISEAMESVGAQPDLSWVGTMAADRERQRFFRHAVPESVNMLIDSYRAKDPAVTKVGSDMSVPRGKLRQVMELYRSTIQASGLQSAAWGHIGDNHLHVNLLPHNEAQWHQAKDLLALWAKEVSAMGGAVSAEHGVGKIKRDFLMPMYGLEGVRAMARTKLALDPEGLFGQGTLFSLELLQEEAALQGAPPKGC; encoded by the coding sequence ATGGCGGCCCTCAAGCCCATGGACGAGACTTTGGTGGGGTATCTGGCAGATGAGTCAAGAACCCACGGTACCGCCCAGGCCATCGCGTTTCCTGTCTCTGAGGCAGAAGTCGTCGAGGTGGTGTGCCAAGTACGCCGGGAAGCGAGCGGCCCCATCACCGTTCAAGGCGCTCGTACGGGGCTGGCCGCCGGTGCGGTGCCCTATAGTGGCACCGTGCTCAACACCAGCCGCATGAATAGGGTTACAGGGCTCATGAGCCATGGCGACGGCAGCTTCTCCGTGCAGGTGCAGCCGGGTGTGGTGCTCCAAGACCTGCGCCGAGACTTGGAGCGCAAAAGCTTCGATACCACCGGCTGGAGCCAAGACTCCCTGGATGCCCTGGAGGCCTTCAAGGCGGCGCCGGCGCAGTTTTTTCCTACCGATCCCACAGAGACCTCGGCTTGCCTAGGAGGCATGGCGGCCTGCAATGCCTCTGGCGCCCGCTCCTTTCGCTATGGCCCGGTGCGCCCCCATATCTCGGGCCTGCGCCTGGTGACAGCCACAGGCGACGTCATCGACCTCGTGCGCGGCCAGGTACAAGCTCAAGACGGCATCCTTGCCCTTCCCACCCAAAGCGGCGCGACCCTTGAGATTCCCGTGCCCACTTATGAGATGCCCCAGGCCAAATGTGCCAGCGGTTACTTTGCCTCGCCTGCTATGGACGCCGTGGATCTCATCATTGGCTCCGACGGCACCCTGGGCGTCATCACCCAGCTTACCTGCGACCTTTTGCCGGTACCCGCCCTTATCTGGGGCGTCAACTGCTTCTTTTCTGCAGAGGACGCTGCCCTCTCCTTTGTGGAGCTGCTCCAAGAGGCTGCGGCGGCGCCTGCCTACGTTCCCGCTGCCGAGAAACCCGTGGCCTTGGAAGCTGGGCCTTCTGTGTTGAAAGACGCCATAGTGGCCCTGGAATACTTCGATGGCGACGCCCTCGACATCCTGCGAGCCCAACGCGCACAGGACCCAGCCTTCAGCTCCTTGCCGGAGCTGCTCTGCCAGGAGCGCGTCTGCGTCTACTGCGAGCTGGCGGCCTCTGACCACGACCAAATGGTGGAGGCAGTGGCTAAGATCTCGGAAGCCATGGAATCCGTGGGGGCACAGCCGGACTTGAGCTGGGTGGGCACCATGGCTGCCGACCGCGAGCGCCAGCGCTTCTTCCGCCATGCAGTGCCGGAGTCAGTGAACATGCTTATCGACAGCTACCGTGCCAAAGACCCCGCCGTCACCAAGGTGGGCAGCGACATGAGCGTGCCTCGGGGCAAGCTGCGCCAGGTCATGGAGCTCTATCGCTCTACCATCCAGGCGTCGGGCCTTCAAAGCGCTGCTTGGGGCCACATTGGCGACAATCACCTCCATGTGAACCTGCTGCCTCACAACGAGGCCCAATGGCATCAAGCCAAAGACCTGCTGGCGCTTTGGGCCAAAGAGGTCTCTGCTATGGGCGGCGCCGTCTCTGCCGAGCATGGCGTAGGCAAGATTAAGCGCGACTTTTTGATGCCCATGTATGGCCTTGAGGGCGTGCGGGCCATGGCCCGCACCAAATTGGCACTGGATCCCGAGGGGCTCTTTGGCCAGGGCACCCTCTTTAGCCTCGAGCTTCTTCAAGAAGAAGCGGCACTCCAAGGCGCCCCTCCTAAGGGATGCTAG
- a CDS encoding putative manganese transporter, with amino-acid sequence MQDMVTFIGEVVGESVQDTLVLMPFLYVTYLAMEWLEHSAQGFSERVILKAGKAGPILGALLGALPQCGFSAMGATLYSGRVVTLGTLIAVFLSTSDEMLPVFIANGAPVIQIVTILAFKVSIGMVAGLLVDLAVRIFHIPTHSVLRIHELCEQDHCGCDQLAQEPAQPTDGPAAHQRLCESCAAQEGKDHEVEALAKNVYLDDGDLAEAEDQCAHDPECTGHFSAVDKGGHSHQDRVCDHGAAGHDRCCAHGHSHGHGSIWKSALVHTVQVTLFIFVITLVLEFVIDGVGEDVFATFLLAHPDQAVLYSALVGLIPNCAASVLISELYLQGALGSGAMISGLLVGAGVGLLVLFRANRPMRSNLGIVALLFFVAVLCGFIVNLSGFVF; translated from the coding sequence ATGCAAGACATGGTCACGTTCATTGGCGAGGTAGTGGGCGAGTCGGTGCAAGACACCCTGGTGCTCATGCCGTTCCTCTACGTCACCTACCTCGCCATGGAGTGGCTGGAACACAGCGCTCAGGGATTCTCTGAGCGCGTTATTTTGAAAGCAGGCAAAGCAGGCCCCATACTGGGCGCTCTTTTGGGCGCGCTGCCTCAGTGCGGCTTTTCGGCCATGGGCGCCACCCTCTACAGCGGCCGAGTGGTCACGCTGGGCACCCTCATCGCGGTGTTTCTGTCCACTTCAGACGAGATGCTGCCCGTATTCATAGCCAACGGCGCCCCGGTTATCCAAATCGTCACCATTCTGGCATTCAAGGTGAGCATCGGCATGGTGGCAGGCCTTCTGGTGGACCTGGCCGTGCGCATCTTCCATATCCCCACCCACTCTGTGCTGCGCATCCATGAGCTGTGCGAGCAGGACCATTGCGGCTGCGATCAGCTGGCTCAAGAGCCTGCCCAGCCAACAGATGGCCCCGCTGCCCATCAGCGGCTCTGCGAGAGCTGCGCTGCCCAGGAGGGCAAAGATCATGAGGTGGAGGCCCTAGCCAAGAACGTCTATCTGGATGACGGCGATTTGGCAGAGGCTGAGGACCAATGCGCCCATGATCCTGAGTGCACGGGGCACTTCTCGGCTGTCGATAAGGGCGGCCATAGCCACCAGGACCGCGTTTGCGACCATGGGGCTGCCGGCCACGACCGCTGCTGCGCCCATGGCCATAGCCACGGCCATGGCTCCATTTGGAAGAGCGCCCTCGTTCATACGGTGCAGGTAACGCTGTTCATTTTTGTGATCACCCTGGTGTTGGAGTTCGTCATCGACGGCGTGGGCGAGGACGTATTCGCCACATTCCTTTTGGCCCATCCAGATCAAGCGGTGCTCTATTCGGCGCTGGTGGGGCTTATCCCTAACTGCGCGGCCTCGGTGCTCATCTCCGAGCTCTACCTTCAGGGCGCGCTGGGCTCTGGCGCCATGATCTCCGGACTTTTGGTGGGAGCCGGCGTGGGCCTGCTGGTGCTCTTTAGGGCCAACCGCCCCATGCGCTCCAACCTTGGCATTGTGGCCCTGCTCTTCTTTGTGGCGGTGCTCTGCGGCTTTATCGTCAATCTTTCAGGTTTCGTCTTCTAG
- a CDS encoding FAD-binding protein: MAVIRIDQDLCIGCGLCVRVCANDGVKVENRRASITENCIACGLCVDACPKGAVCRETSRASADLSAWSGMMVVAQTDKSATPLPVAYELVGVARDLAHERGCSLRVLVISGLQPGCQCTGGYAPLIDAGADEVLVLEDPAFAIPDGAAIGQAVAQVIQQFKPEAVLFGATDLGREVAPRVARELSCGLTADCTQLALDKEGLLLQTRPAFGGNLLATIASPAARPQMATVRPGVFSRPEPKKGRCGTIYHLTAAPSSVPGIQVLSEEPASSGASIADAEVLVVVGRGIRDKKALPTMERLAALLGGQVACTRPVVEAGWMDHESQVGQTGVSVAPRVLISMGVSGAIQHLAGISGAKTVIAVNEDPDAPIFSVAQAGAVADCRQVADEWVKYLEEATGRSA, from the coding sequence ATGGCAGTCATTAGGATAGATCAGGATCTGTGCATAGGCTGCGGCCTCTGCGTGCGGGTGTGCGCCAACGACGGCGTGAAGGTGGAGAACCGCCGCGCTTCCATTACCGAGAATTGCATAGCCTGCGGCCTGTGCGTCGATGCGTGCCCCAAAGGCGCCGTCTGCCGCGAGACTTCTCGCGCTTCTGCCGACCTCTCCGCGTGGAGCGGCATGATGGTGGTGGCTCAAACCGATAAGAGCGCAACTCCGCTGCCGGTGGCCTATGAGTTGGTGGGGGTGGCTCGCGACCTGGCACACGAGCGCGGCTGCTCTTTGCGCGTGCTGGTGATCTCCGGGTTGCAGCCGGGATGCCAGTGCACCGGAGGTTATGCGCCGCTTATAGATGCCGGTGCCGATGAGGTGCTGGTGCTGGAGGATCCCGCCTTCGCCATCCCCGATGGAGCAGCTATCGGGCAAGCGGTGGCTCAGGTCATCCAGCAGTTCAAGCCCGAGGCGGTGCTCTTTGGGGCTACCGATCTGGGACGCGAGGTGGCGCCTCGGGTGGCTCGGGAGCTTTCCTGCGGCCTGACGGCCGACTGCACCCAGTTGGCGCTCGATAAAGAGGGCTTGTTGCTGCAAACCCGCCCAGCCTTTGGCGGCAACTTGCTGGCCACTATCGCAAGCCCTGCTGCGAGGCCTCAGATGGCCACAGTGCGCCCAGGTGTTTTTTCTCGGCCGGAACCGAAGAAGGGCCGTTGCGGCACCATCTATCATCTGACAGCGGCCCCTTCTTCTGTGCCAGGCATCCAAGTGCTCTCAGAAGAGCCGGCCTCTTCAGGTGCTTCCATCGCGGATGCAGAGGTGCTCGTGGTGGTAGGCCGCGGCATCCGCGACAAGAAGGCGCTGCCTACCATGGAACGCTTGGCTGCGCTGTTGGGAGGGCAGGTGGCCTGCACCCGCCCGGTGGTGGAAGCCGGCTGGATGGACCATGAGAGCCAGGTGGGGCAGACGGGCGTCTCGGTGGCGCCGCGGGTGCTCATCTCTATGGGCGTCTCGGGAGCTATCCAGCATCTGGCGGGCATCTCGGGGGCAAAGACGGTCATTGCGGTCAACGAAGACCCCGACGCCCCTATCTTCTCTGTGGCCCAAGCAGGTGCAGTGGCAGACTGCCGCCAGGTGGCTGACGAGTGGGTGAAGTACTTGGAAGAAGCGACGGGTCGCTCCGCTTAG
- the truA gene encoding tRNA pseudouridine(38-40) synthase TruA: MEPQARLLHTQEPLAHPEADMPLGNRAPCGPEDLGSDSSTLVLKVGYRGARFSGFAAQEGQPTIAGELNEALSVLLRRPAEVVCAGRTDAGVSALGQYVSLPVSARERRDYSAARLLRSLDALTSDDISLRGVWEAPAGFSARFDAEKRCYRYRIATGPRPVMAQGTALWVRQELDVASMDEAAGYLVGEHDFKSFCKAASAEGKSTCREILRCQVSAGQEYGEPLVYIDVEGNAFLHNMVRIITGTLLEVGAGRRAPSWVGEVLSAADRRAAGPTAPPEGLFFIEVHYPNGLLHPW; this comes from the coding sequence ATGGAGCCTCAAGCGCGTTTACTGCACACCCAGGAGCCTCTCGCACACCCAGAAGCAGACATGCCTCTGGGCAACAGGGCGCCTTGTGGCCCAGAGGATCTGGGATCTGACTCGAGCACTTTGGTGCTAAAGGTGGGCTACCGCGGGGCACGCTTCTCGGGTTTCGCAGCCCAAGAAGGCCAGCCTACCATTGCCGGCGAACTCAACGAGGCGCTGTCGGTGCTTTTGCGGCGCCCTGCCGAGGTGGTCTGTGCCGGCCGCACTGATGCCGGCGTGAGCGCGCTGGGCCAATATGTATCTCTGCCGGTGAGTGCTCGGGAGCGCAGGGATTACTCTGCTGCTCGACTGCTGCGCTCGTTGGATGCCCTCACCTCCGACGATATTTCGCTTCGAGGGGTTTGGGAGGCTCCGGCGGGATTCTCGGCTCGTTTCGATGCCGAGAAACGCTGCTATCGCTACCGCATCGCCACGGGCCCTCGGCCCGTCATGGCGCAAGGAACGGCCCTGTGGGTGCGCCAGGAGCTGGACGTGGCGTCCATGGATGAGGCTGCCGGCTATCTGGTGGGGGAGCATGACTTCAAAAGCTTTTGTAAGGCAGCCTCGGCTGAAGGGAAGTCCACCTGTCGCGAGATCCTGCGTTGTCAGGTGAGTGCGGGCCAGGAGTATGGCGAGCCGTTGGTCTATATAGACGTGGAGGGTAATGCCTTCTTGCACAATATGGTGCGCATCATCACGGGCACCCTGCTGGAAGTGGGGGCCGGCAGACGTGCCCCCAGTTGGGTGGGCGAGGTCTTATCGGCAGCCGATCGCAGGGCCGCTGGACCCACCGCTCCTCCTGAAGGCCTGTTCTTTATTGAGGTACACTACCCCAATGGGCTGTTGCACCCCTGGTAG